TTGCCAACGATATCGTCCAGCAGCTTGGCCGCGATCGTGAACGGGTGGAAATCCATATCAAGATCGGCCGCGAGATCGACGGTGCCTTCAATGTCGAGGTCCGTCATGCGCAGTTGCAGGCCGGACGGTCCGCGCTCAAAGCCGACATTGGACAGAATCGGGATGGTGTTGCGGGTCTCGACAATGCTCTTGCGGATCTTCAACGCGGCGGCGAGGGCGGATTTGCTGGCGGTGATCATGATGTGACCCTGTCGATATTGGATTTGATGACGCGGAACGTGTAGGCAGCGACCCATGGGTTCGGCCACATGCTCGGGTCATCGCCGTATTTTTTGGGGAACTTGTTCAAGGTGTGGAAATAGTTGAGGAAAGCGCCGCCCGCTGTCGATAGGCAATGATCGATATCCAACACCTTGCCGCTATCGATCGGCCCCCAATCCATTGACCAGCCGATGTCTTCCAAGGCATCGCCGCGGCATTCCAGCCGGTAGGTCGCGCCTTCTGCAATGGCATCGGCATCCGTGATATCTTGCATCCGCATAATGCGGACATCGGTGACAATAAGTGTCAGGCGGGATGCCCAGCGTGGCATGAACATGCCTGACACCCAACGGATCGTACCCGGCTCTATCAGCCCATCGGCAGCGAAAATGCAGTAGTCGCTATCGCGCAGCTTCGCGGGAATGTCCTTGAGGCGTGAGCCGCAACCGCTCCATTCGACATAGGTGGCGACATTGTCATTCCACGACGGATCGTCCGATGGTGGATCGGGGATGAAGGCTTCCTTGACCCAGAGGCGATCGCCGATGGAATACCGAATGTTCTTTTGTGCCCAAGCGTCTGGCGGATTAGGTTTGTTGCTGACAATTGAGAGGCCAGGGCCGATAGGCCATTCTACATCCCCCTCCCGCAGAATAGGATGACGATAAGGAATGGCGACCGGCTGTGCCTTGGCGGCTCGTCTGGTCTGGGTTTTCCGCCCGTCCAGCATTGCGCGCACCATCGGGCCGCTGAAAGGGATTGGTTTATCGGCCATCACGCACCCGCCTTTCCAGCGTCATGAGGTTCTTGCGCCACTCGAAGAAGCCGAGCGCGCCTTTGACAGGGATGAATTTGACGGGCTGCACCTTGCGAAGGACAAAGCCGAATGTTCCAAAAAACCACGGGCTAGAAGACTGATCGACGCAGTCAACGATCTCGGCTGTCGCGACAATGCCGCCGCGCTGCATTTCGTTGATATCCGGGAAAACATTGCCCTGCGGGAAAGGATGGATAAGGCTGATCTCATGAATGGTTGCGACGCAATCCTCATATTCGGCGCGCGTCATGCCTTTGGCGGCATGGATGCAGACCGGCCCGCGAAACTTGGTCGGCCAGTCGCGGTTTTCAATATCTTTGCCGAGATTGACGATGCACCACGCCCATGGCTGGCGAATCGACAGGGCGAATTTTGGGAGGGTGTCCATCATCTCAGCCTTTCAGCTTGTCGGCGGCGAGTTCGCCGGCCGTGGTCAGGGTCAAGGGGTTTTTGTTGCCCCGCTCCAGCACCAGCCCGTGGTTGATCAGGGCCTTGATGGTGGCTTCGGTGACGGGGATGTTTCCCACTCGCCAGTGACGCCGCGCGTGAACATTGAAGCGATAGAATCGGATGGCCAGCAGGGCTTCCCGCTGGGCTGGCGTCAGGGTCGCATTCGGATCGGTCACGGCGGGGTTGCTGGCGAGTGGGGTCATGGTGTTAGACCGTCACTTCCGGCTTGCCTTCATAGGCAGGCAGGGCCGTCTCTTTTTTGGCGCTGTCCAGATCGGCACGCACCTGGTCGGTAATGTGGGTGTCCGGCCGGTAGAGGTGGAAGCTCCAGACCACGGCCCCATTCTTGACGCGGTAGCGCAGGCGCACCGGAATGCGGGCCTTGGTGCCCATGAAGAACGGCGCAATGGAAAGAATGAACAGGCCAGGCACGGAAATCTTGGCGCCGGTTGCGTCCCTATGCACTTCCTCGAAAGTGATCTGGCCTTCACCGCTTTGCAGGGTGACGTTGTTCTTGACGCTGCTTTCAACATTGACCTGCAAACCGCGCGACAGAGTAACCAACTCGTTCGGATAGGCGGTTTTCAGGCTGAACACGTCCAGGTATTCGTCAACTTCCTCCTGCGTCGGCGCGGCCAGATCGGGGATATGATCTTCGATCCACTGTGCAAAATCCGTCTGGTTCATGGGCTGACCGTTTTGAGCGACCCATGCCTGCCATTCTTCCGACAACGGGAATGGATATTTGATCCGGTGCTTGCAATTGTCGGCTTCGCCGCCGCTTACCGCCTGATGGTAATCGATCACGGCGGTGATGCTGGGTTTCTGCCAGTCGGTTTCGGCGAAAATCACGCTGTCGCTGGTCTTGTGGCGATTGACCAGACTGATGAAGCTTTCCAGCGTTTTGACTTCCGCTGTGCCGAGTTTGGCGCGGGGCTTTTCACGGTA
The nucleotide sequence above comes from Agrobacterium vitis. Encoded proteins:
- a CDS encoding DUF2303 family protein — translated: MTEIDTLVGSLQPLTLDISAIREMADDAGTTLARVELPETIHGLPSQIPVLIDRKSGKATSVKPLLEEYREKPRAKLGTAEVKTLESFISLVNRHKTSDSVIFAETDWQKPSITAVIDYHQAVSGGEADNCKHRIKYPFPLSEEWQAWVAQNGQPMNQTDFAQWIEDHIPDLAAPTQEEVDEYLDVFSLKTAYPNELVTLSRGLQVNVESSVKNNVTLQSGEGQITFEEVHRDATGAKISVPGLFILSIAPFFMGTKARIPVRLRYRVKNGAVVWSFHLYRPDTHITDQVRADLDSAKKETALPAYEGKPEVTV
- a CDS encoding ASCH domain-containing protein, which encodes MMDTLPKFALSIRQPWAWCIVNLGKDIENRDWPTKFRGPVCIHAAKGMTRAEYEDCVATIHEISLIHPFPQGNVFPDINEMQRGGIVATAEIVDCVDQSSSPWFFGTFGFVLRKVQPVKFIPVKGALGFFEWRKNLMTLERRVRDGR